In Fibrobacter sp. UWR2, a single window of DNA contains:
- a CDS encoding dTDP-glucose 4,6-dehydratase: MKNIVITGGAGFIGSHVVRLFVNKYPEYKIINLDKLTYAGNLANLKDIEGKPNYKFVKMDICDFDAFYKLMQDEHVDGIIHLAAESHVDRSIKDPFTFAKTNVMGTLSLLQAAKLYWESLPEKYEGKRFYHISTDEVYGALKMNHPEGITPPFTTTASSSEHHLAYGDDFFYETTKYTPHSPYSASKAGSDHFVRAFHDTYGMPTIVTNCSNNYGPYQFPEKLIPLFINNIRHKKPLPVYGKGENVRDWLFVEDHARAIDVIFHNGKIAETYNIGGFNEWKNIDIIKVVIKTVDRLLGRAEGEDMNLITYVTDRLGHDARYAIDSTKLQKELGWEPSLQFEEGIEKTVRWYLDNQEWLDNITSGDYEKYYEKMYGNR; this comes from the coding sequence ATGAAGAATATTGTCATTACCGGCGGCGCAGGCTTCATTGGTAGCCACGTGGTGCGCCTGTTCGTGAACAAGTACCCGGAATACAAGATTATCAACCTCGATAAGCTTACCTATGCGGGCAACCTCGCGAACTTGAAGGATATCGAAGGCAAGCCGAACTACAAGTTCGTGAAGATGGATATTTGCGATTTTGACGCGTTCTACAAGCTGATGCAGGATGAGCATGTCGACGGCATCATTCACCTGGCGGCAGAAAGCCACGTGGACCGCTCCATCAAGGACCCGTTCACCTTCGCGAAGACGAACGTGATGGGCACTTTGAGCCTGCTCCAAGCCGCGAAACTCTACTGGGAAAGCCTCCCCGAGAAGTACGAGGGTAAGCGCTTCTACCACATCTCCACCGACGAAGTCTACGGTGCACTCAAGATGAACCACCCCGAAGGCATCACGCCCCCGTTTACGACGACCGCGAGCTCCAGCGAGCACCACCTGGCTTACGGTGACGACTTCTTCTACGAGACGACCAAGTACACGCCGCACTCCCCGTATTCTGCATCCAAGGCGGGCTCCGACCACTTTGTGCGCGCGTTCCACGATACCTACGGCATGCCGACGATTGTCACGAACTGCTCTAACAACTACGGTCCGTACCAGTTCCCCGAGAAGCTGATTCCGCTCTTCATCAATAACATTCGCCACAAGAAGCCGCTTCCGGTCTACGGCAAGGGCGAAAACGTTCGCGACTGGCTTTTTGTGGAAGACCATGCCCGCGCTATCGACGTGATTTTCCATAACGGCAAGATTGCCGAGACGTATAACATCGGCGGATTCAACGAATGGAAGAATATCGACATCATCAAGGTCGTGATTAAGACTGTCGATAGGCTGCTCGGCCGCGCCGAAGGCGAGGACATGAACCTCATCACCTACGTGACGGACCGCCTGGGCCACGATGCCCGCTACGCCATCGATTCTACCAAGCTCCAGAAGGAACTCGGCTGGGAACCAAGCCTCCAGTTTGAAGAAGGCATCGAGAAGACGGTGCGCTGGTACCTCGACAACCAGGAATGGCTCGACAACATCACGAGTGGCGACTACGAAAAGTATTACGAAAAAATGTACGGGAACAGGTAA
- a CDS encoding DNA adenine methylase, which produces MERAVSPLRYPGGKSLIYPFLESFLEENGMIGAAYAEPFAGGAGLALALLYKGLVKKIYINDLDKAIFSFWKYALEHSDEMCKWIAKVPLTVSSWKKFHNAYLSSEKLSAEDLAKATFFLNRTNVSGVIKGGVIGGLDQTGAYKIDARFNRKSLIKKIQRLNDYKDNIVLSNEDALTFIRKRERMQSDIFLYLDPPYYQKAPNLYMNFYRADDHANLAKFVQTMKKNWMVSYDNHAFIQNLYSDRNSILYSLQQSASNRIGKEILIFRDNLVFTESMKKLKNAVVLQ; this is translated from the coding sequence ATGGAAAGAGCCGTTTCGCCACTCCGATATCCCGGGGGGAAATCTCTCATTTACCCTTTTTTGGAATCATTCCTAGAAGAGAATGGAATGATTGGGGCGGCATATGCCGAGCCCTTTGCTGGTGGCGCAGGGTTAGCACTTGCACTTTTGTATAAAGGGCTTGTAAAGAAGATTTACATCAACGATCTTGACAAGGCAATCTTTTCATTCTGGAAATACGCATTAGAACATTCTGACGAAATGTGCAAATGGATCGCAAAGGTCCCATTAACGGTTTCGTCATGGAAAAAATTTCACAACGCCTATTTGAGCTCCGAGAAACTATCTGCAGAAGATCTTGCTAAAGCAACTTTCTTTTTAAATAGGACAAATGTTTCTGGAGTCATAAAGGGCGGAGTAATCGGAGGTTTGGACCAGACCGGGGCATATAAAATAGATGCCAGATTTAATCGAAAGTCGCTAATTAAAAAAATTCAGCGGCTAAACGATTATAAGGACAATATTGTTCTTTCAAACGAGGATGCGCTAACATTCATAAGAAAGCGCGAACGAATGCAAAGCGACATCTTTTTATACCTCGACCCACCTTACTACCAAAAAGCCCCAAATTTGTACATGAACTTTTACCGGGCCGATGATCACGCAAATCTCGCAAAATTCGTTCAGACAATGAAAAAGAATTGGATGGTATCCTACGATAACCATGCGTTCATTCAGAATTTATATTCAGACCGGAATAGTATTCTTTATTCCCTGCAACAAAGTGCGTCTAACCGGATTGGAAAAGAAATTCTGATATTCAGGGATAATCTTGTATTTACCGAATCCATGAAAAAATTGAAGAATGCTGTTGTCTTGCAGTAA
- a CDS encoding VPA1262 family N-terminal domain-containing protein: MAKNQVLIQFVLSAKNNPNNMLVFWSSVLETNAEEIDTIFLKSNFDDVPVNKEINLRTEFKIFNEKFVSGYQRRNPVFLSIDCGRTKGSPYHFACSFLENFYDVDFLKKYAQFLQKIEEISNFCFSEYDKLQIQQKVMSEIKKIIGLDILDHGSIPGSIAVYKRLPNFFLRHNFNADNGNRYIRYLFDKEEGCSYLVNVEIPDDAGKILYKEIHNLEPNQNINLPGLEELENFGRTHFSIYKKDSAGRTSIVFEERSSLIRSISIGMNVGGGNHKIIQNRFLSKKRDEIALNDYSNFVIAGKKDVFDIERDYKNEFWGKQKQYLGSFFFSDDESGRRNFLDWARSVLQTAKEVCIIDPFFDLDGLNDFNSCVTTYFNLTILTTDPSERPSDSASKSKTDPKDLLNSVYRSFSNAQVYFLKREKLHDRYLIIDSGNESVYYSLSNSWNGTVNNYSLFIQELELSIALQVKDVYAKYLVKDFLQKKETPKQKIEYIVPSFSKEEIQKDFFWLKELNEKIDNEIFEKKFIS, encoded by the coding sequence ATGGCAAAAAATCAGGTGCTGATACAGTTTGTTCTTTCTGCGAAGAATAATCCAAATAATATGCTTGTGTTTTGGTCGAGCGTACTGGAAACAAATGCTGAAGAAATTGATACAATTTTTTTGAAATCAAATTTTGATGATGTTCCAGTGAATAAAGAGATTAATCTGAGAACAGAATTTAAAATTTTTAATGAAAAATTTGTTTCAGGATATCAAAGAAGAAATCCCGTTTTTCTTTCAATAGATTGTGGCCGTACAAAGGGGTCTCCCTATCATTTTGCTTGCTCTTTTTTAGAAAATTTTTACGATGTCGATTTTCTAAAAAAATATGCCCAATTTCTTCAAAAAATTGAGGAAATTTCGAATTTTTGTTTTTCAGAGTATGATAAATTGCAAATACAGCAAAAAGTGATGTCTGAAATAAAAAAAATAATCGGGTTAGATATTTTAGATCATGGATCGATTCCGGGAAGTATTGCTGTTTATAAAAGGCTGCCTAACTTTTTTCTTAGACATAATTTTAATGCGGATAATGGTAATCGCTATATAAGGTATTTATTTGACAAAGAAGAAGGGTGCTCGTATCTAGTGAATGTTGAAATTCCTGATGATGCCGGCAAGATTCTTTACAAAGAAATTCATAATCTAGAACCGAACCAAAATATTAATCTCCCTGGTTTGGAAGAACTTGAAAATTTTGGTAGGACACATTTTTCTATATATAAAAAAGATTCAGCAGGAAGAACAAGTATTGTTTTTGAGGAGCGAAGTTCTTTAATCAGGTCTATTTCAATAGGAATGAATGTTGGGGGCGGAAATCATAAAATAATTCAAAATAGATTTCTTAGTAAGAAAAGAGACGAGATTGCTTTAAATGATTATTCAAATTTTGTAATTGCTGGAAAGAAGGATGTTTTTGATATTGAACGGGATTATAAGAATGAATTTTGGGGAAAGCAAAAACAGTATCTTGGATCTTTTTTCTTCTCTGATGACGAATCTGGTAGAAGGAATTTCTTGGATTGGGCTAGAAGTGTATTGCAAACAGCAAAAGAAGTATGTATAATTGATCCTTTTTTTGATCTTGATGGGTTGAATGATTTTAATTCATGTGTGACTACATATTTTAACTTGACTATTTTAACAACCGATCCATCTGAGCGTCCAAGCGACTCTGCTTCTAAATCTAAAACGGATCCAAAAGATTTGTTGAATAGCGTTTATCGTTCATTTTCAAATGCTCAAGTGTATTTTCTTAAAAGGGAAAAATTACACGATAGATATCTGATTATTGATAGTGGAAATGAATCTGTTTACTATAGTTTGAGCAATTCATGGAATGGGACTGTTAATAATTACAGCCTTTTTATCCAAGAACTTGAACTTTCGATTGCTTTACAAGTAAAAGACGTTTACGCAAAATACCTCGTAAAAGATTTTTTGCAAAAAAAAGAAACTCCCAAACAAAAGATTGAATATATTGTTCCTTCTTTTTCAAAAGAAGAAATTCAAAAAGATTTTTTTTGGCTAAAAGAATTAAATGAAAAAATTGATAATGAAATTTTTGAAAAAAAATTTATAAGTTGA
- a CDS encoding AAA family ATPase — MQIKLDNVGIVKNSSIDINGLTVITGANNSGKSTVGRAAYALVRSVENYEFKALIDRFDYAVAHLKEIPNFFPITVKAALKSLSKSDRTLKPVFVDSMLFREFEVSEIDSFLLTFKQSLKSLDFDKIKEGNSLFWNLLDDKSYTSEKFESDKEKSLAFIDEIIRKINDDPELENYIKEAVRTQLDIEFSGQVAPVKDPTSKVSIEITSNDQRCMHVVLQEGRYPEGFRKVLDRKPYSNVFYIDDPFVVEDDYQFSKFALSAQQTRSFINSNVILRHRDELRYHLNNLQEVNVWGKVQAIAKFRQISDRMNAVLPGTFISENKAKFYKGDDGAKLDISNLATGAKMFSILKMLIMSGDITERTLLILDEPECHLHPDWQNKFAEIVVLLVKEIGCHVLLTTHSQNFLLALDAMSRMYKIKDRANFYQAIKNDNSFVSYVDVSQNLKPIYADFVKGFSEMKNLYDKIVNL, encoded by the coding sequence ATGCAGATTAAACTTGATAATGTCGGAATTGTAAAAAACTCGTCGATCGATATTAACGGGTTGACTGTGATTACTGGAGCGAACAACAGTGGAAAGTCCACTGTGGGGAGGGCCGCTTATGCGCTAGTTCGCAGTGTGGAAAACTATGAGTTTAAAGCACTTATTGATAGATTTGACTATGCGGTTGCTCATTTAAAGGAAATTCCTAACTTTTTCCCTATAACTGTAAAAGCTGCATTGAAATCGCTTTCAAAGTCAGACAGGACTCTTAAACCAGTCTTTGTGGACTCTATGTTGTTTAGAGAGTTTGAAGTTTCTGAAATCGATAGTTTCCTTCTTACATTCAAACAGTCTTTGAAATCGCTTGATTTTGATAAAATAAAAGAAGGTAATAGTTTATTTTGGAATTTGCTGGATGATAAAAGTTATACGTCAGAAAAATTTGAAAGTGATAAGGAAAAGTCTTTAGCTTTTATTGATGAGATTATTCGGAAAATCAATGATGATCCCGAATTAGAGAACTATATAAAGGAAGCCGTACGAACACAACTAGACATAGAATTCTCTGGTCAAGTAGCCCCAGTCAAAGATCCTACTTCAAAAGTTTCTATTGAAATAACATCGAATGACCAAAGATGTATGCATGTTGTTTTGCAGGAGGGAAGGTATCCGGAAGGCTTTCGAAAGGTCCTTGATCGGAAGCCTTATTCTAATGTATTTTACATTGACGATCCTTTTGTTGTTGAAGATGATTATCAGTTCTCGAAGTTCGCTCTCTCGGCTCAACAGACTCGATCATTTATTAATTCAAATGTGATACTTCGTCATAGAGATGAACTGCGGTATCACTTGAATAATTTGCAGGAAGTAAATGTTTGGGGGAAAGTGCAGGCAATAGCGAAATTTAGGCAAATTTCGGATCGAATGAATGCTGTGTTGCCGGGAACATTTATTTCAGAAAACAAAGCTAAGTTCTATAAAGGCGATGACGGGGCAAAGCTGGATATCTCTAATTTGGCGACTGGTGCAAAAATGTTTTCGATACTGAAAATGCTCATTATGTCAGGGGATATTACTGAACGGACCCTTTTGATTCTTGATGAACCTGAATGTCATTTGCACCCGGACTGGCAGAATAAGTTTGCCGAGATAGTCGTTCTACTTGTAAAGGAAATCGGATGCCATGTGCTGCTGACAACGCATAGTCAGAACTTCTTATTGGCTTTGGATGCAATGTCTCGTATGTACAAAATCAAGGACCGTGCAAATTTTTATCAAGCGATAAAAAACGATAATTCTTTTGTTAGTTATGTTGATGTTTCGCAGAATTTAAAACCGATTTATGCTGATTTTGTAAAGGGATTTTCTGAAATGAAGAATCTTTACGATAAAATTGTGAACTTGTAA